The following are from one region of the Vitis riparia cultivar Riparia Gloire de Montpellier isolate 1030 chromosome 9, EGFV_Vit.rip_1.0, whole genome shotgun sequence genome:
- the LOC117921780 gene encoding probable carboxylesterase 11 → MSCGANIVGYVAWRSVKASKLLDPVKVVAQILMYPFFIGTVPTKSKIKLANSYFYDKAMCLLAWKLFLPEEEVNLNHPTANPLIPGRGPPMKCMPPTLTVVAEHDWMRDRAIAYSEELRKVNVDAVLLDYKDVVHEFATLDVLLKTPQTQACAEDIAIWVKKYISLRGHEFSY, encoded by the coding sequence ATGAGCTGTGGTGCAAATATTGTAGGCTATGTGGCTTGGAGGTCTGTAAAGGCAAGTAAGCTTTTAGACCCTGTTAAGGTAGTGGCCCAAATTCTGATGTACCCTTTTTTCATTGGAACTGTCCCCACAAAATCAAAGATTAAACTAGCTAACTCTTACTTCTATGACAAAGCTATGTGCTTGCTTGCATGGAAACTCTTCCTACCTGAAGAAGAAGTGAACCTAAACCACCCAACTGCCAACCCTCTGATTCCTGGGAGGGGACCACCCATGAAGTGCATGCCTCCAACACTGACAGTTGTGGCAGAGCATGACTGGATGCGAGACCGAGCCATTGCTTATTCAGAGGAGCTCCGGAAAGTTAATGTGGATGCGGTCCTTCTTGATTACAAGGATGTTGTGCATGAGTTTGCTACCCTTGATGTGCTCCTCAAGACACCACAGACCCAAGCCTGTGCTGAGGACATTGCCATATGGGTCAAGAAGTATATTTCACTAAGAGGCCATGAGTTTTCTTATTGA